In a genomic window of Stakelama saccharophila:
- a CDS encoding glycosyltransferase family 4 protein yields the protein MKLLVHSSLAYSLINFRGALLRALVAAGHEVVATAPDRDPEIERELARIGVGFEPVPMARASISPLRDCMTLAAYMRLMRRHRPHAVIAYTQKPIIYGGLAARLAGRSRFHVLMSGLGYVFSDEARHRVLLRRLVSMVYRQGVHAARTIFVFNSDDRSEMLRNRIISERHYVVQVSGSGVDTTHFAARPLPDGPPVVLMIARLMRDKGVYEFVEAARRVKAAMPEVRFQILGRRDHENPTAVSEAECRNWANAGLVEILPETRDVRPHLAASSLFVLPSFHREGLPRTILEALATGRPVVTTDLPGCRDAIVEGENGRLVPPRDPEALAGAILETLADPDALLRMATAARRSAERSYDVHDVNAALLACMRLSRCESVVSPKSAPIPSPLVRTAQ from the coding sequence ATGAAGCTTCTGGTGCATTCGAGCCTTGCTTATTCGCTGATCAATTTCCGCGGCGCGCTGCTGCGCGCGCTGGTGGCGGCGGGGCACGAGGTCGTCGCGACCGCGCCGGACCGCGACCCGGAAATCGAACGGGAACTGGCGCGGATCGGCGTGGGGTTCGAACCGGTTCCGATGGCGCGGGCCTCGATCAGTCCGTTGCGCGACTGTATGACGCTTGCCGCCTATATGCGGCTGATGCGCAGGCATCGTCCGCACGCGGTCATCGCCTATACGCAAAAGCCGATCATCTATGGCGGGCTCGCCGCGCGCCTGGCGGGGCGCAGCAGATTCCATGTGCTGATGAGCGGCCTGGGCTATGTCTTCAGCGACGAGGCGCGACACCGCGTTCTGCTGCGCCGCCTGGTCAGCATGGTTTATCGGCAAGGCGTCCATGCCGCGCGCACCATCTTCGTCTTCAACTCCGACGACCGTTCGGAAATGCTGCGCAACCGGATCATTTCAGAACGGCACTATGTCGTCCAGGTATCCGGGTCCGGCGTCGATACGACGCATTTCGCGGCACGCCCCCTTCCGGACGGCCCGCCGGTGGTCCTGATGATCGCGCGCCTGATGCGCGACAAGGGAGTGTACGAGTTCGTCGAAGCCGCGCGCAGGGTGAAGGCCGCGATGCCGGAGGTCCGCTTCCAGATCCTCGGCCGCCGCGACCATGAAAATCCGACGGCGGTGTCGGAGGCCGAGTGCCGGAACTGGGCAAACGCCGGTTTGGTCGAGATCCTCCCCGAAACACGCGACGTCCGTCCCCATCTCGCGGCATCGAGCCTGTTCGTGCTGCCGTCCTTTCATCGCGAAGGGCTACCCCGGACGATCCTGGAGGCGCTTGCGACCGGGCGACCGGTGGTCACGACCGACCTGCCGGGCTGCCGCGATGCCATCGTCGAGGGCGAGAACGGTCGTCTCGTGCCACCGCGCGATCCCGAGGCGCTGGCCGGCGCCATCCTCGAAACCCTCGCGGATCCCGACGCGCTGCTGCGGATGGCGACGGCGGCGCGCCGTTCGGCGGAGCGATCTTACGACGTCCATGACGTGAATGCGGCGCTGCTCGCCTGCATGCGCCTGTCGCGATGCGAATCGGTGGTGTCGCCGAAATCGGCCCCCATTCCGTCGCCCCTCGTCCGGACCGCGCAGTGA
- a CDS encoding methionyl-tRNA formyltransferase — MNRPDQRMADTITARRDHASVAIVGAVASTEVAIRTAAACEGWRVAMVVTLPPEKAARHSDFRDLSTAGRESAAELLHAERINDTCILDRIAAARPDLVLVVGWSQIFGPDLLRIFEGRVLGYHPAALPRLRGRAAIPWTILNDEPITAGTLFWVDAGIDSGAVFEQRFFHVAPDETAGSLYDKHMDALAAMISSGLARLRRGDAAARDQDEHCATYAAKRSAADGRIDWNRPTAEIDRLIRAVGRPYPGAFTSSRGERIIVWAASRQAGGERHLAAPGQVVARGAHHFDVRTGDGLLRVRNWKNDTGRPPPLHTVLGDG, encoded by the coding sequence GTGAACCGGCCCGACCAGCGCATGGCCGATACGATCACGGCACGCCGCGATCATGCCAGCGTGGCGATCGTCGGCGCTGTGGCGAGCACGGAGGTGGCGATCCGCACCGCTGCGGCGTGCGAGGGATGGCGGGTCGCGATGGTGGTGACGCTTCCACCCGAAAAGGCCGCCCGCCATTCCGATTTCCGGGATCTCTCCACGGCGGGCCGCGAATCCGCGGCCGAACTCCTCCATGCCGAGCGGATCAACGACACGTGCATACTGGACCGGATCGCGGCGGCACGCCCGGACCTCGTCCTGGTCGTGGGCTGGTCGCAGATCTTCGGCCCGGACCTGTTGCGGATTTTCGAGGGACGCGTGCTTGGCTATCATCCCGCCGCGCTGCCGCGGCTACGGGGGCGGGCCGCCATTCCCTGGACCATTCTCAACGACGAACCGATCACCGCCGGCACCCTGTTCTGGGTCGATGCCGGCATCGACAGCGGCGCCGTCTTCGAACAGCGATTCTTCCATGTCGCGCCGGATGAAACCGCCGGTTCGCTGTACGACAAGCACATGGATGCGCTGGCGGCGATGATATCGAGCGGATTGGCGAGGCTGCGACGCGGCGATGCCGCCGCGCGCGATCAGGACGAGCACTGCGCAACCTATGCGGCAAAACGGAGCGCCGCGGACGGACGAATCGACTGGAACCGGCCGACGGCCGAAATCGACAGGCTGATCCGGGCGGTGGGCCGGCCTTATCCCGGCGCCTTCACTAGCAGCCGCGGCGAACGGATTATCGTCTGGGCGGCATCTCGACAGGCAGGCGGCGAACGCCATCTGGCAGCGCCGGGACAGGTGGTGGCGCGCGGCGCGCACCATTTCGACGTCAGGACGGGCGACGGATTGCTGCGGGTGCGGAACTGGAAAAACGATACGGGACGACCACCGCCGCTCCACACCGTTCTCGGCGACGGATAA
- a CDS encoding response regulator transcription factor: MMFVLDQGSDNYSQDDIRGLQARYPGSRIVLLAENFDFDNMVAAFRAGAHGYIVKDIPCESLVGSLQLVALGERVLPGALVDRLPSSPAIGSALPAASGEIQELLSDREIEILRCLVIGYPNKLISRRLDISEATVKVHVKAILRKLKVQNRTQAAIYALHHGIDGALAESEAERPWVPAAIQATCDANSRVMVAA, from the coding sequence ATGATGTTCGTCCTTGATCAGGGCAGCGACAATTACAGCCAGGACGATATTCGCGGTCTGCAAGCCAGGTATCCAGGCAGCAGGATCGTGCTGCTCGCCGAAAATTTCGATTTCGACAACATGGTGGCGGCCTTCCGCGCGGGTGCGCACGGCTATATCGTCAAGGATATTCCGTGCGAGAGCCTGGTCGGATCGCTTCAGCTCGTTGCGCTGGGCGAACGGGTGTTGCCGGGCGCCCTCGTCGACCGGCTGCCCAGCAGCCCCGCGATCGGATCCGCGCTGCCGGCAGCCAGCGGCGAAATCCAGGAGCTGCTTTCCGATCGTGAGATCGAGATTCTGCGCTGTCTCGTCATTGGCTATCCGAACAAGCTGATTTCGCGGCGGCTGGATATCAGCGAGGCCACCGTGAAGGTCCATGTAAAGGCCATTCTGCGCAAGCTGAAGGTGCAGAACCGTACCCAGGCAGCGATCTATGCGCTGCACCACGGCATTGATGGCGCGCTCGCCGAATCCGAAGCGGAGCGTCCCTGGGTGCCCGCTGCGATCCAGGCCACTTGCGACGCCAACAGCCGCGTGATGGTCGCCGCCTGA
- a CDS encoding polysaccharide biosynthesis protein has product MMNSATGDEPFLLREAPVLPCPDDARPKREWHIVPPARRVAVVRRILGHRSSRAVLRFIAIVSLDFAAIAATMAMVLALTDRDEIGTPVFRAAFLFLFATIATSVFVLSGLYRRSWRFLTFADCVFLGRTILLGLATAWIAAMAVPGYRLLGEHIVALAVLHGSALAVLMGSMRVVRRFLRERRSSGVAMHSAAADGAARRLVLLVGPPEWASSVIELVRRDPSSQMDVAGILLPAAGDPISRLSGVPVLGGPEMLVGALDMLEDRGRKPDSLILCDDDHSMAFADRSRLIGRAHDMGLQIGRVADPCRQLLRTSPRIDIEGLPVAELLGRPESKMERRLVAEVIRGSRVLVTGAGGTIGGELVKQLAGFDPSEIVLLDHAEHSLYTIEMEVRDRFPGVTFHQALCSIRQRQSVRAVFERFRPEYVFHAAALKHVPIVEANPCAGVHTNVVGTRNVADAVCEFGAVAMVQVSTDKAVNPVGMMGATKRLGELYCQALDLCGTDDADAPRFITVRFGNVLGSSGSIVPLFKRQIADGGPLTVTHPDITRFFMTVKEAVQLILQSSAAAVKTDADRGNIYVLDMGEPVRIVDMARQMILLAGLEPEVDIDIRFVGLRPGEKLYEELFDSCEDRLGSTITGIFEAHSRPIPLPLIARAIARLEHLVAEGDDDEVCRITHNLVKLPNGSADISVPFGDIASRMAAIDQERRMVQW; this is encoded by the coding sequence ATGATGAACAGCGCGACCGGCGACGAACCATTCCTGCTGCGGGAAGCGCCAGTCCTGCCCTGCCCGGACGACGCGCGACCGAAACGCGAATGGCACATCGTGCCCCCCGCCCGTCGCGTGGCGGTCGTGCGTCGTATCCTGGGCCACCGCTCGAGCCGCGCGGTGCTGCGCTTCATCGCGATCGTATCGCTGGATTTCGCCGCCATCGCCGCGACCATGGCGATGGTGCTCGCGCTGACCGACCGGGACGAAATAGGAACACCGGTCTTTCGCGCTGCCTTTCTTTTCCTGTTCGCCACGATCGCGACCTCGGTCTTCGTGCTCAGCGGCCTGTATCGGCGGAGCTGGCGGTTCCTGACCTTCGCCGACTGCGTGTTCCTCGGCCGGACGATTCTGCTGGGGCTGGCGACGGCGTGGATCGCGGCGATGGCGGTGCCCGGATATCGGCTGCTGGGCGAGCATATCGTTGCGCTGGCGGTGCTCCACGGGTCGGCACTTGCGGTCCTGATGGGATCGATGCGCGTCGTTCGCCGCTTTCTGCGCGAGCGCCGGTCGAGCGGAGTCGCGATGCACTCCGCTGCGGCGGACGGGGCCGCCCGCCGGCTGGTGTTGCTGGTGGGACCGCCGGAATGGGCGTCGTCCGTGATCGAACTGGTGCGGCGCGACCCTTCCTCGCAGATGGACGTTGCCGGAATCCTGCTGCCGGCGGCGGGCGATCCGATCTCGCGCCTGTCCGGCGTGCCGGTCCTGGGCGGCCCGGAAATGCTCGTCGGTGCGCTCGACATGCTGGAAGACCGCGGTCGCAAACCGGATTCGCTGATCCTGTGCGACGACGATCATTCCATGGCCTTCGCCGACCGCTCGCGCCTGATCGGGCGGGCGCACGACATGGGGCTGCAGATCGGCCGCGTAGCCGACCCCTGCCGCCAATTGCTGCGAACCAGCCCGCGGATCGATATCGAGGGACTGCCCGTCGCCGAACTGCTCGGGCGGCCGGAAAGCAAGATGGAGCGGCGCCTCGTGGCGGAGGTGATCCGTGGCAGCCGGGTGCTGGTCACGGGCGCCGGCGGCACCATCGGCGGCGAACTCGTCAAGCAGCTTGCCGGTTTCGACCCGTCGGAGATCGTGCTGCTCGATCACGCCGAACACAGCCTCTATACGATCGAGATGGAGGTGCGGGACCGTTTTCCCGGCGTCACCTTCCACCAGGCGCTGTGTTCGATCCGGCAGCGTCAGTCCGTACGCGCCGTGTTCGAGCGGTTCCGGCCCGAATATGTCTTCCACGCCGCCGCGCTGAAGCACGTTCCCATCGTCGAGGCGAACCCTTGCGCCGGCGTTCACACGAACGTGGTCGGTACGCGCAACGTGGCGGACGCCGTATGCGAATTCGGTGCGGTGGCGATGGTCCAGGTGTCGACCGACAAGGCGGTGAACCCGGTCGGCATGATGGGCGCGACCAAACGGCTCGGCGAACTCTATTGCCAGGCGCTCGACCTGTGCGGCACCGACGATGCGGACGCGCCGCGGTTCATCACCGTCCGGTTCGGCAACGTGCTCGGCTCCAGCGGATCGATCGTGCCGCTGTTCAAGCGCCAGATCGCCGATGGCGGGCCGCTGACGGTCACCCATCCCGACATCACGCGCTTCTTCATGACGGTGAAGGAGGCGGTGCAACTGATCCTGCAAAGCAGCGCCGCGGCGGTGAAGACCGATGCCGATCGCGGCAACATCTACGTGCTCGACATGGGCGAACCCGTGCGCATCGTCGATATGGCGCGGCAGATGATCCTGCTCGCCGGGCTGGAGCCCGAGGTGGACATCGATATCCGCTTCGTCGGGCTGCGGCCGGGCGAAAAGCTGTACGAGGAACTGTTCGACAGCTGCGAGGACCGGCTGGGTTCCACCATCACCGGCATCTTCGAGGCGCATTCGCGGCCCATCCCGCTGCCGCTGATCGCGCGCGCGATCGCCCGGCTGGAGCACTTGGTGGCGGAAGGCGACGACGACGAAGTCTGCCGCATAACCCACAATCTGGTGAAGCTTCCGAACGGCAGCGCGGATATCAGCGTGCCCTTCGGCGACATCGCGTCGCGCATGGCAGCGATCGATCAGGAAAGGAGAATGGTGCAATGGTAA
- a CDS encoding DegT/DnrJ/EryC1/StrS family aminotransferase produces the protein MVTALSPHRGEVVRPESVPVTIVARQGAVEPVSLASRWPRFEQDEIDAATDTLRSGRVNSLLHGDQTHLFEQEFAAFTGVAHAIAVANGTLALELALRALGIGAGDEVIVPARSFFASTSAVVAVGASPVFADIDPVTQNICPESASRMIGSRTRAVLCVHLAGLPCDMKRLASLCEGAGLFLVEDCAQAHGAAIDGRRVGSFGHMAAFSFCTDKIMSTGGEGGMVTTNDHALWSRAWSYKDHGKDPDKLSAAGGGSGFRYVHDRFGSNFRLTEMQAAIGRRQLAKLPLWLQRRRANAEALRGSLLNHPATVIPPVPDGTEPAWYKCNIGLRPELLGRDRRVENVVEQLRARGITCGTGSCPDMSHEAAFAGRTVRRDGDLPVAKWLGERNLMVAVDHLFDPPDMIRIADAIRTALS, from the coding sequence ATGGTAACCGCACTTTCACCGCATCGCGGCGAGGTCGTACGCCCGGAATCCGTGCCCGTCACCATTGTCGCGCGCCAGGGGGCGGTCGAACCGGTGTCGCTGGCTTCGCGCTGGCCGAGGTTCGAGCAGGACGAGATCGACGCGGCCACGGATACGCTGCGCAGCGGGCGGGTGAACTCGCTGCTGCACGGCGACCAGACCCACCTGTTCGAGCAGGAATTCGCCGCCTTCACCGGTGTCGCACATGCCATCGCGGTCGCCAACGGCACGCTGGCGCTGGAACTGGCGCTGCGTGCGCTCGGCATCGGCGCGGGCGACGAAGTCATCGTGCCGGCGCGCAGTTTCTTCGCCAGCACCAGTGCGGTGGTGGCGGTGGGGGCCAGCCCCGTATTCGCCGACATCGATCCGGTGACGCAGAATATCTGTCCCGAATCGGCAAGCCGCATGATCGGTTCGCGCACCCGCGCCGTGCTGTGTGTCCATCTCGCCGGCTTGCCGTGCGACATGAAGCGCCTCGCCTCGCTGTGCGAGGGCGCCGGCCTGTTCCTGGTCGAGGATTGCGCCCAGGCGCATGGTGCGGCGATCGACGGCCGGCGGGTGGGCAGCTTCGGCCACATGGCCGCCTTCTCCTTTTGCACCGACAAGATCATGTCGACCGGTGGCGAGGGCGGCATGGTGACGACCAACGACCACGCGCTCTGGTCGCGTGCCTGGTCCTACAAGGATCACGGCAAGGATCCCGACAAGCTTTCGGCGGCGGGCGGCGGCAGCGGCTTCCGCTATGTTCACGATCGCTTCGGCAGCAATTTTCGCCTTACCGAGATGCAGGCCGCGATCGGGCGCCGTCAACTGGCCAAGCTTCCCCTGTGGCTGCAACGGCGCCGGGCCAATGCGGAGGCACTGAGAGGCTCGCTCCTGAACCATCCGGCGACCGTCATCCCCCCGGTCCCGGATGGTACGGAACCGGCCTGGTACAAATGCAATATCGGGCTCCGGCCGGAACTGCTCGGACGCGATCGGCGGGTCGAGAACGTGGTCGAGCAGTTGCGCGCCCGCGGCATCACCTGCGGCACCGGCTCCTGTCCCGACATGAGCCACGAGGCCGCGTTCGCCGGTCGGACGGTGCGACGCGACGGCGACCTGCCGGTGGCGAA